A single region of the Streptomyces caelestis genome encodes:
- a CDS encoding RsiG family protein codes for MSTSRTGHPLDAVWSSHTGTGASEYHRPPTQRTDSPPLPSDAPEHDLTALSLPELRTLRREAQRDEADLSYVRRLLQGRIDILRAELKRRTPVAASVAVPAQASVVERLAEILRDAPARHRSSARHLTLGTPQGEEYRRLAAEMLAEVELSDLDARTDLELNTAMVRLVRYEQQVSRRRQRLQRTADECSAEIARRYREGEAQVDDLLV; via the coding sequence ATGAGCACATCACGTACCGGGCATCCGCTGGATGCCGTCTGGTCGAGCCACACGGGGACCGGGGCGTCGGAGTACCACCGGCCGCCCACACAGCGCACCGACAGTCCGCCGCTGCCCTCGGACGCTCCCGAGCACGATCTGACCGCGCTGAGCCTGCCCGAGCTGCGCACGCTGCGCCGCGAGGCCCAGCGCGACGAAGCCGACCTCAGCTACGTACGGCGGCTGCTCCAGGGGCGGATCGACATCCTGCGGGCGGAGCTGAAGCGGCGCACCCCGGTGGCGGCCTCCGTCGCCGTACCCGCTCAGGCGTCCGTCGTCGAACGGCTCGCGGAGATCCTGCGGGACGCCCCGGCCCGGCACCGCTCCTCCGCCCGCCATCTGACCCTGGGGACGCCGCAGGGCGAGGAGTACCGGCGGCTGGCCGCGGAGATGCTCGCCGAGGTCGAGCTGTCCGATCTGGACGCCCGGACGGACCTGGAGCTGAACACCGCGATGGTGCGGCTCGTGCGCTACGAGCAGCAGGTCTCCCGGCGGCGGCAGCGGCTCCAGCGCACGGCCGACGAGTGCAGCGCGGAGATCGCGCGCCGATACCGCGAGGGGGAGGCCCAGGTCGACGACCTGCTCGTGTGA
- the dtd gene encoding D-aminoacyl-tRNA deacylase: MRAVVQRVDGASVVVDGETVGAIEGEGLCVLVGVTHEDTKEKAAQLARKLWSVRMLHDEKSCSDIDAPLLVISQFTLYGDARKGRRPTWNAAAPGEVAEPLVDEVVAQLRSLGATVATGRFGAAMRVSLTNDGPFTVLIEI; encoded by the coding sequence ATGCGAGCAGTGGTGCAGAGGGTGGACGGCGCGAGCGTCGTCGTGGACGGCGAGACCGTGGGGGCGATCGAAGGCGAAGGGCTGTGCGTCCTCGTCGGCGTCACGCACGAGGACACCAAGGAGAAGGCGGCCCAGTTGGCCCGCAAGCTCTGGTCGGTCCGCATGCTGCACGACGAGAAGTCGTGCAGCGACATCGACGCCCCGCTCCTGGTGATCAGCCAGTTCACCCTGTACGGCGACGCCCGCAAGGGCCGCCGCCCCACCTGGAACGCCGCCGCCCCAGGCGAGGTGGCCGAACCGCTCGTCGACGAGGTGGTCGCCCAACTGCGCTCGCTGGGCGCGACGGTGGCCACGGGCCGCTTCGGAGCCGCCATGCGCGTATCACTGACGAACGACGGCCCGTTCACCGTGCTGATCGAAATCTGA
- the ygfZ gene encoding CAF17-like 4Fe-4S cluster assembly/insertion protein YgfZ — protein MKSPLLTLPGAVPAEGVDEGVAAHYGDLFREQRALADGAGFVDLSHRGVVTVTGEDRLAWLHLLLTQHVSDLPAGRATEALILSANGHIEHALYLVDDGETVWAHVEPDTQDALIAYLESMKFFYRVEVADRTADIALVHLPAGSIAEVPQGVAVRETPYGRDLFLPRADLEAYAGQAGPPAGILAYEALRVEQHRPRLGFETDHRTIPHELGWIGSAVHLQKGCYRGQETVARVQNLGKPPRRLVFLHLDGSEVHLPVAGTELRLADDGPDGRKIGFITTSVRHHELGPVALALVKRNVPVDAPLVAGDTAAAQEAVVEP, from the coding sequence ATGAAGAGCCCCCTGCTGACCCTGCCCGGCGCCGTCCCCGCCGAGGGCGTGGACGAAGGCGTCGCCGCCCACTACGGCGATCTGTTCCGCGAGCAGCGTGCCCTCGCCGACGGCGCCGGTTTCGTGGACCTCTCGCACCGGGGGGTCGTCACCGTCACCGGCGAGGACCGCCTCGCCTGGCTGCACCTGCTGCTCACCCAACACGTCAGCGACCTCCCGGCGGGCCGGGCCACCGAGGCGCTGATCCTGTCCGCGAACGGCCACATCGAGCACGCCCTCTACCTCGTCGACGACGGCGAGACCGTCTGGGCCCATGTGGAGCCGGACACCCAGGACGCCCTGATCGCGTACCTGGAGTCGATGAAGTTCTTCTACCGGGTCGAGGTCGCCGACCGGACCGCCGACATCGCGCTCGTCCACCTGCCGGCCGGCTCCATCGCCGAGGTGCCGCAGGGCGTGGCCGTACGGGAGACGCCGTACGGACGGGACCTGTTCCTGCCGCGCGCCGACCTGGAGGCGTACGCCGGGCAGGCCGGGCCGCCCGCCGGGATCCTCGCCTACGAGGCGCTGCGCGTGGAGCAGCACCGGCCCCGGCTCGGCTTCGAGACCGACCACCGGACCATCCCGCACGAGCTGGGCTGGATCGGCTCCGCGGTGCACCTGCAGAAGGGCTGCTACCGCGGCCAGGAGACGGTCGCCCGGGTGCAGAACCTGGGCAAGCCGCCGCGCCGGCTGGTCTTCCTGCACCTGGACGGCAGCGAGGTCCACCTGCCGGTGGCGGGCACCGAGCTGCGGCTCGCGGACGACGGCCCCGACGGCCGGAAGATCGGCTTCATCACGACCTCCGTACGCCACCACGAGCTCGGGCCGGTCGCCCTCGCGCTGGTGAAGCGGAACGTGCCGGTGGACGCGCCGCTGGTGGCCGGGGACACGGCCGCGGCCCAGGAAGCCGTTGTCGAGCCGTAG
- a CDS encoding Fur family transcriptional regulator: MVSTDWKSDLRQRGYRLTPQRQLVLEAVDTLEHATPDAILVEVRKTASGVNISTVYRTLELLEELGLVSHAHLGHGAPTYHLADRHHHLHLVCRDCQNVIEADVSVAAEFTAKLRQTFGFDTDMKHFAIFGRCEDCTLKASTTES; encoded by the coding sequence GTGGTGAGCACCGACTGGAAGAGCGATCTGCGGCAGCGCGGCTACCGGCTGACCCCGCAGCGGCAACTCGTGCTCGAAGCCGTGGACACCCTTGAGCACGCGACCCCCGACGCCATCCTCGTGGAAGTGAGGAAGACGGCGTCGGGGGTCAACATTTCGACGGTGTACCGGACGCTGGAGCTGCTGGAGGAGCTCGGCCTGGTCAGCCACGCCCATCTGGGGCACGGGGCGCCGACGTACCACCTCGCGGACCGGCACCACCACCTCCACCTGGTCTGCCGTGACTGCCAGAACGTCATCGAGGCGGACGTCTCCGTGGCCGCCGAGTTCACCGCGAAGCTGCGGCAGACGTTCGGGTTCGACACCGACATGAAGCATTTCGCGATCTTCGGCCGGTGCGAGGACTGCACGCTCAAGGCTTCAACTACCGAGTCGTAG
- a CDS encoding FABP family protein: MIEIPSDLHKDLVPLAFLLGNWAGAGVHDFPGSEKCNFGQEVAFTHDGRDFLEYRSHSWVLDKDGSKVRPLESEHGYWRIDAGRKVEVTMTRDDGVIEIWYGELADKKPQIDLVTDAVARTAASQPYTGGKRLYGYVKSDLMWVGEKQTPDVELRPYMSAHLKKVVTPEEVERWAKALPDDMPDDGIAFFK; encoded by the coding sequence ATGATCGAGATCCCGTCCGACCTCCACAAAGACCTCGTCCCGCTCGCCTTCCTGCTCGGCAACTGGGCCGGTGCCGGGGTGCACGACTTCCCCGGCTCAGAGAAGTGCAACTTCGGGCAGGAGGTCGCCTTCACCCACGACGGCCGGGACTTCCTTGAGTACCGCTCCCACTCCTGGGTGCTGGACAAGGACGGCAGCAAGGTCCGGCCGCTGGAGTCCGAGCACGGCTACTGGCGGATCGACGCCGGCCGCAAGGTCGAGGTGACGATGACCCGCGACGACGGTGTCATCGAGATCTGGTACGGCGAGCTGGCCGACAAGAAGCCGCAGATCGACCTCGTGACGGACGCGGTGGCCCGCACCGCCGCCTCCCAGCCCTACACCGGCGGCAAGCGGCTGTACGGCTACGTCAAGAGCGATCTGATGTGGGTCGGCGAGAAGCAGACTCCCGACGTCGAGCTGCGCCCCTACATGTCGGCGCACCTGAAGAAGGTCGTCACCCCGGAGGAGGTCGAGCGCTGGGCCAAGGCCCTGCCCGACGATATGCCGGACGACGGCATCGCCTTCTTCAAGTAG
- a CDS encoding DsrE family protein, translating to MAKNLVIKVTAGADAPERCSQAFTVAAVAVASGVDVSLWLTGESAWYALPGRAAEFELPHAAPLPDLLDSILAAGRVTLCTQCAARREISEQDVIKGVRIAGAQVFVQEAMADDTQALVY from the coding sequence ATGGCGAAGAACCTCGTGATCAAGGTGACGGCGGGGGCCGACGCCCCCGAGCGGTGCTCCCAGGCGTTCACGGTGGCGGCGGTGGCGGTGGCCAGTGGCGTCGACGTCTCCCTGTGGCTGACCGGAGAGTCCGCCTGGTACGCCCTCCCCGGCCGGGCCGCCGAGTTCGAGCTGCCGCACGCGGCCCCGCTGCCCGACCTGCTCGACTCGATCCTGGCCGCCGGCCGCGTCACCCTGTGCACGCAGTGCGCGGCCCGCCGCGAGATCTCGGAGCAGGACGTCATCAAGGGCGTCCGCATCGCCGGCGCCCAGGTCTTCGTCCAGGAGGCCATGGCGGACGACACCCAGGCGCTCGTCTACTGA
- a CDS encoding VOC family protein, which translates to MRLTAATLDAPNARELAAFYLRLLPGWRVWRGEESRDWVHIRPPDGGTGLSFQTDPAYRPPVWPSTPDRQQMMIHLDIEVDDLERETARALAEGARLAAYQPQDGVRVLLDPAGHPFCLYTETSQ; encoded by the coding sequence GTGCGCCTGACGGCGGCGACCCTGGACGCTCCGAACGCCCGTGAGCTGGCCGCCTTCTACCTGCGGCTGCTGCCCGGGTGGCGGGTGTGGCGCGGGGAGGAATCGCGGGACTGGGTGCACATCCGGCCGCCGGACGGTGGTACCGGACTGTCCTTCCAGACCGATCCCGCCTACCGGCCGCCCGTCTGGCCGAGCACGCCGGACCGGCAGCAGATGATGATCCACCTCGACATCGAGGTCGACGACCTGGAACGCGAGACCGCGCGGGCCCTGGCCGAGGGCGCGCGGCTCGCCGCGTACCAGCCGCAGGACGGCGTCCGGGTGCTCCTGGACCCGGCGGGCCACCCCTTCTGCCTCTACACCGAGACGTCTCAGTAG
- a CDS encoding DUF3099 domain-containing protein, whose protein sequence is MYARRRRTYFAMMGGCIGLFVLAWGVVRLWSVPVAVGMCVVAMVIPPVAAMVANRRGPDDRWWDDPSGDPKSDEWWDELDGKKRRY, encoded by the coding sequence ATGTACGCACGACGGCGGCGCACGTACTTCGCGATGATGGGCGGCTGCATCGGCCTCTTCGTCCTGGCCTGGGGCGTCGTCCGCCTGTGGTCCGTGCCCGTCGCCGTCGGGATGTGCGTCGTCGCCATGGTCATCCCGCCCGTCGCGGCGATGGTCGCGAACCGCCGCGGCCCGGACGACCGCTGGTGGGACGACCCCTCCGGGGACCCCAAGTCCGACGAGTGGTGGGACGAACTGGACGGCAAGAAGCGCCGGTACTGA
- a CDS encoding DUF1416 domain-containing protein, with the protein MCGAKAGGPDASTIKPGETTIQGQVTKDGEPVVGYVRLLDSTGEFTAEVPTSATGQFRFYAAEGTWTVRALVPGATADRTVVAQKGGLAEVAIAV; encoded by the coding sequence ATGTGTGGAGCGAAGGCCGGCGGCCCGGACGCCTCGACGATCAAGCCCGGTGAGACCACGATCCAGGGTCAGGTGACCAAGGACGGCGAGCCCGTGGTGGGCTACGTCCGTCTGCTGGACTCGACCGGCGAGTTCACGGCCGAGGTGCCGACCTCGGCGACCGGACAGTTCCGCTTCTACGCGGCCGAGGGCACCTGGACCGTCCGTGCCCTCGTGCCCGGCGCCACCGCCGACCGCACGGTCGTCGCCCAGAAGGGCGGCCTGGCGGAGGTCGCGATCGCCGTCTGA
- a CDS encoding sulfurtransferase, with amino-acid sequence MSRSDVLVDADWLQEHLDDPTIAIVEVDEDTSAYEKNHIRNAIRIDWTQDLQDPVRRDFVDQEGFEKLLSEKGIANDHTVILYGGNNNWFASYAYWYFKLYGHDNVKLLDGGRKKWELDARELVAGDEVPERPKTDYKAKAQDTSIRAFRDDVVAAIGSQNLVDVRSPDEFSGKLLAPAHLPQEQSQRPGHVPSARNIPWSKNANDDGTFKSDEELKELYAAESVDLAKDTIAYCRIGERSALTWFVLHELLGVENVKNYDGSWTEYGSLVGVPIELGANK; translated from the coding sequence ATGAGCCGCAGCGACGTCCTGGTCGACGCCGACTGGCTCCAGGAGCACCTGGACGACCCGACCATCGCCATCGTCGAGGTGGACGAGGACACGTCCGCCTACGAGAAGAACCACATCCGCAACGCGATCCGCATCGACTGGACCCAGGACCTTCAGGACCCGGTCCGTCGTGACTTCGTCGACCAGGAGGGCTTCGAGAAGCTCCTGTCGGAGAAGGGCATCGCGAACGACCACACGGTGATCCTGTACGGCGGCAACAACAACTGGTTCGCCTCCTACGCGTACTGGTACTTCAAGCTGTACGGCCACGACAACGTCAAGCTCCTCGACGGCGGCCGCAAGAAGTGGGAGCTCGACGCCCGCGAGCTGGTCGCCGGCGACGAGGTGCCGGAGCGTCCGAAGACCGACTACAAGGCCAAGGCGCAGGACACGTCGATCCGTGCCTTCCGCGACGACGTGGTGGCGGCCATCGGCTCGCAGAACCTCGTCGACGTGCGCTCGCCCGACGAGTTCTCCGGCAAGCTGCTCGCCCCGGCCCACCTGCCGCAGGAGCAGTCCCAGCGCCCCGGCCACGTGCCGAGCGCCCGCAACATCCCGTGGTCCAAGAACGCCAACGACGACGGCACCTTCAAGTCGGACGAGGAGCTCAAGGAGCTCTACGCCGCCGAGAGCGTCGACCTGGCCAAGGACACCATCGCCTACTGCCGTATCGGTGAGCGCTCCGCGCTGACCTGGTTCGTGCTGCACGAGCTGCTCGGTGTGGAGAACGTCAAGAACTACGACGGCTCCTGGACCGAGTACGGCTCCCTCGTCGGTGTGCCGATCGAGCTCGGCGCCAACAAGTAA
- a CDS encoding putative leader peptide, translating into MKRQADLTKRRAVDLCRVAAMLCRTF; encoded by the coding sequence ATGAAGCGACAGGCGGATCTCACGAAGCGGCGGGCAGTCGACCTGTGCCGCGTCGCCGCCATGCTCTGTCGCACCTTCTGA
- a CDS encoding LmeA family phospholipid-binding protein, with product MRALRILLIVVVILGGLFVIADRVAVNFAEGEAADRLKATENLSATPDVSIKGFPFLTQVVGGSLDDIEVGITNYEAAAGNGAEKIRIDDLRADMRDVEFSGDYSSATATSATGTATIAYDELLKTAKSEPTQVAPGVTANVVGLSDGGNGKIKVTVEGTVLGTKLPEPVSVLSSVTVIDGDTVRVKADGLPKFGGVEIAESRVRAITDFQQKIDGLPGGIQLDKVQAAPGGVEITVKGSNVRLAG from the coding sequence ATGCGCGCACTGCGAATACTGCTGATCGTCGTCGTGATCCTGGGCGGGCTCTTCGTGATCGCCGACCGCGTCGCCGTGAACTTCGCCGAGGGTGAGGCCGCCGACCGCCTGAAGGCCACCGAGAACCTCTCCGCCACCCCGGACGTGTCCATCAAGGGCTTCCCGTTCCTCACCCAGGTCGTCGGCGGTTCCCTCGACGACATCGAGGTCGGCATCACGAACTACGAGGCCGCCGCGGGCAACGGCGCCGAGAAGATCCGTATCGACGACCTCCGGGCCGACATGCGGGACGTCGAGTTCTCCGGCGACTACAGCTCCGCCACCGCCACCAGCGCGACCGGCACCGCGACCATCGCCTACGACGAGCTGCTGAAGACGGCGAAGTCCGAGCCGACCCAGGTCGCCCCGGGCGTCACCGCCAACGTCGTCGGTCTCTCCGACGGCGGCAACGGCAAGATCAAGGTCACCGTCGAGGGCACCGTCCTCGGCACCAAGCTGCCCGAACCGGTCTCCGTGCTCAGCTCCGTGACGGTGATCGACGGCGACACCGTACGGGTGAAGGCCGACGGCCTGCCCAAGTTCGGCGGTGTCGAGATCGCCGAGTCCCGGGTCCGGGCCATCACCGACTTCCAGCAGAAGATCGACGGCCTGCCCGGCGGCATCCAGCTGGACAAGGTCCAGGCCGCGCCGGGCGGCGTCGAGATCACGGTGAAGGGTTCCAACGTCCGCCTGGCCGGGTAG
- a CDS encoding MoaD/ThiS family protein, giving the protein MPKVTVRYWAAAKAAAGVAEEPYEAATLAEALDGVRERHPGELERVLRRCSFLVDGDPVGTRGHETVRLADGGTVEVLPPFAGG; this is encoded by the coding sequence ATGCCAAAGGTCACGGTGCGCTACTGGGCCGCCGCCAAGGCCGCGGCCGGGGTGGCCGAGGAGCCGTACGAGGCCGCCACGCTCGCCGAGGCGCTCGACGGGGTGCGGGAGCGACACCCCGGCGAACTGGAGCGCGTGCTGCGGCGATGCTCGTTCCTCGTGGACGGTGACCCCGTGGGCACCCGCGGACATGAGACGGTACGGCTGGCCGACGGCGGCACGGTCGAGGTGCTCCCGCCGTTCGCAGGAGGGTGA
- a CDS encoding alpha/beta hydrolase: MSSGPADHVARSTDRPHSETTRGTPVRSQLRTFLRTSDGVTIDAVYDPGAVVYDVSRTSAAHPVFVVAHGFTGAVDRPHVRRVAQAFARYGAVVTFSFRGHGASGGRSTVGDREVLDLAAAVRWARELGHARVGTVGFSMGGSVVLRHAALYEEATDAVVSVSAPARWYYRGTAPMRRLHWLVTRPEGRVVSRYGFRTRIHHRDWNPVPLSPVEAVPRIAPTPLLIVHGDADGYFPVDHPRMLAAAAADQGELWLEPGMGHAEHAASGELLGRIGEWVVGRAG, encoded by the coding sequence ATGAGCTCTGGCCCGGCAGATCATGTGGCGCGTTCCACCGATCGTCCGCACTCCGAGACAACTCGGGGAACGCCTGTGCGGTCGCAATTGCGGACATTTCTGCGCACGTCCGACGGTGTGACGATCGATGCCGTATACGACCCGGGTGCGGTTGTATACGACGTCTCCCGGACATCTGCCGCTCATCCCGTGTTCGTCGTCGCCCACGGCTTCACCGGTGCCGTGGACCGGCCGCACGTGCGGCGGGTGGCGCAGGCCTTCGCCCGGTACGGGGCCGTCGTCACGTTCTCCTTCCGGGGCCACGGGGCGTCCGGCGGGCGGTCGACGGTCGGGGACCGGGAGGTGCTCGATCTTGCGGCGGCGGTGCGGTGGGCCCGGGAGCTCGGGCACGCGCGCGTGGGGACGGTGGGGTTCTCCATGGGGGGCTCGGTGGTGCTGCGGCATGCGGCGCTGTACGAGGAGGCGACGGACGCGGTGGTGTCCGTCAGCGCCCCCGCACGCTGGTACTACCGGGGAACGGCCCCCATGCGCCGGCTGCACTGGCTGGTGACGCGGCCGGAGGGCCGGGTGGTGAGCCGCTACGGCTTCCGTACCCGCATCCATCACCGGGACTGGAACCCGGTCCCGCTCTCCCCGGTGGAGGCGGTGCCCCGGATCGCCCCCACGCCCCTGCTGATCGTGCACGGCGACGCCGACGGCTACTTCCCCGTCGACCATCCCCGCATGCTGGCCGCGGCCGCCGCCGACCAGGGCGAACTGTGGCTGGAGCCGGGCATGGGGCATGCCGAGCACGCGGCGAGCGGCGAACTGCTGGGGCGGATCGGGGAGTGGGTCGTGGGCCGGGCGGGCTAG